The segment CTCCAGAGACTCTTCCGAAATAAACGCGGCATGCGGAGTCACGATCAGACGTTCCTCTTTCCAGAACGGATCGCTTAAATCGGGAGGTTCCTGTTCAAAGACATCAAGAGCCGCACCCGCAATCTCCTGCTCCTGAATTGCCTGCTCCAAAGCAGCCGTGTCAACTAATCCGCCCCGTGACGTATTGAGCAGAAAGCTAGTCGGCTTCATCTTCTTAAGTTCTTCTGATCCAATAAGATGATTCGTTTCAGGAGTCAGTGGCGAATGCAGGGAAACATAGTCGCTTCGCTTTAATAATTCTTCCAGCGAAACCATCTCACAGTCGAGGCCATGATTGTTGCCGGAGGGTGTGTGGGCGATCACTTTCAGGCCAAGTCCAACAGCCCGAGTGAAAACTTCCTGAGCAATACGACCAAACCCGATTAAACCCAATGTCTGACCCGACAATCGCACGATCGGTGGCTTCAACATGCGTTCGAATTTGCCCGCTTCCATCATCGAATTGAGCTGAACAATTCGGCGATTGCAAGCGAGGATGAATCCGAGTGTGTGCTCGGCAACTTCAATCACGCAGTAATCAGGTACGTTAGTAACGACCATTCCCAGTTCAGTCGCCCGGGCGACATCGATGTTATCGAGCCCGATTCCGTACCTGACCACAGTTTTGCAGTCAGGCGCGCTCTCGATTACTTTACGGGTAACTTGAGCCCAACAGGTGCCAATCGCCTGAACATCTTTCGCCAATTCGGCAAGAGAATCCTCGTCGGTTGCGTCTGCAGTGACAAGTTCATACCCGTATTCGCCAAGGAGCTTGCGTTCATTTTCATAATCTTCCCAGCCCCGATCCGTCAGCAGTACTTTCACAGTCATAGTTCCTAATTCTTCCTGATATCGCTGTTTATCCGATGAGGTCTATCTTCAGTGGTTACCGAAGTCTTTGTTCTACGGACATAATAGAAGGAGACAACCCGGTGGGTCAAACAAGTGAGCCGAGAGGTTGAACTTCAACAATGAGGGTGCCGGGAGGAAAGCGAGAGGCTATCGTCCGGCTTGGACGAACGGTATAACTGGGCCGCATCCCCAGCCCTTCTCTTTACCAGGCAAAAGCCTCAAACACTCCGAGACTGGACCCATGACAGCTCCTTCCGCAGAAGAATCGATTCAACTGGACCAGTTCCTGAAACTGATCGGCGCCGTGCCCACCGGCGGTCAGGCCAAAGTGTTGATTCAGGGAGGCCAGGTCCTGCTGAACGATCAAATTGAAACTCGCCGTCGTAAAAAACTGGTCCCGGGCGACATGATCGAGGTGCTGGGGGAACAATACGTCGTTTCGACCGATGCTGAAATGGACGGATCCTCCGATGTCGGTGAAACGCCTGCAGCAGACGAAACCGAGAAGAGCTCTGGTGAAACAGAATAAGCTTCCCGCTGTTCTATAACCCGCTCTTCTGTAACATGTCTCAGGCCAGCGGTCTTAGCAGAATCCAAGGACGCGCTGAGGGTTCTTCACCATAATCTGGTACAATGTCTCGTCACTGACGTCGAGCTTTTTCAGTTCGTCGACGAGAACAGTAGAGCATTGGGTGAAGTCTACCGGGTCGTAACTCCAACCTTCGGAACTGACCTCGTCGGTTGCGTAGTTCGTATAAACATAGGGAACGGCATCGTGGCTGACCAGAATCTGATTGGCATGCCCACAGTCGATTAGTTTGTGAATCTGGACTGCACTTTTCTCGGGTTTGTATTTCGAGAGACCGACGCGGTCAAATTGCACGTTGAACCCCAGTTCCGCCAGATGACGGTGGTATTCGTACGCGTTCTCATTCTCGCGGTCATCCTTGTTTCCCAAGTGACCAATACAAATTTTGCTCGGATCGGCTTTCATCCGTAAAAAGAGTTCCGCCTCTTCAAGACCCCCACCACTCGTCGTATGAGTAGTCACAGGAGCCCCTGTTTCGATCGCCGCGATCGCCGCCGCTTCATGCACTCGTCGTTCGCTCGGCCGAAGATAGTTACTGGTAGCAATTTTAATCATACCCGCTTTGATGTTGGTGAATTTCTCTCCAAACTCACCGGAGGGATCTTCCATTCCTTCAGAGATTTCCCGAACGAACAAATCGGCCAGTTTGCGAACACCGTCCTGAGAGTAACCCAACTCAATCGCCCACGGATGTTGAGGCGCTGCCGCTTCGCACCAGAAGCCAGTGCTGGCAATAATGTGAACCGGAGTTCGCTCAGCCAGTTCTTTCATCAACAGCGGGTATCGTCCCACTCGAATGGGAGTACATTCGACAATTGCCCCCGGACCGGTCTTCTCGTTCAATGTTTTGTGGAACGCGTCAAGCAATCCTGCCGTGTTGGTCAGCATCTCTTCCCGGATTTCAGCCAATGGCCCAGGTTTCTGTTCGTAAAGTTCAGACCAATCGACTGACGGAGCATGCTCGTGCATCAGTGTCATTCCGAGTTGATCAACGGGAACAGGCCCCAGTACTGTCTGCGTATTCTTCGCCGGTGTGGCAGCGCGTGCTTTTAACGATTGTGCAACGAATGCAGTCGGCAGTAGCGCTGCACCTGCTCCGGATAAAGCCAGTTTTTTTAAGCAATCGCGGCGAGAATTACGAAGTGAGTTATTTGCAGTGCGAGAATCGTAGGGCATCAGGGCAATTCCTCTGAGGTGTAATCAGAATAATGTTTTTCTGATTGTAACCCTGTGGCCCTGCTCACGTCATCCAAGCCGTCCCTGAAAACCAACGGGGAAATCGCAATTTGAGAGGCTTACGGAACTCTACTCGAAAGCAGGAGTCGAGAGTGGACTGATCATGGGTCCGTCGGTAGGCACTTCCCCAGCAGGAAGGGCGAGCAGATCAAATTCTGCAGGCGCTTCACCTTCCTGTTCCTCTTCTAGTATATGAATCACACCCAACAACCGGACCGGGGAGTCACCCTCAGAATCGCCCCCGGATGTGAGTTCGACCCGGGTCGGTTGCAAGTTTTCAGTAGACCGTTCATGAACGGCGTGCTGAATGGGTGTGATTTTGAATTTGTCACTTTTGCTGTTTTCCAAATTCGCCGTATCTGTCGAGCTGGAATTGGAAAAGGAAGCTGACTGAATTTCATCCAACACGTTCTCGTTTACTTCGATCTCTGAAGACATCGATTCGGCACGTGAATTCTGAATTTGATGCTGCACCGAATCCAGCGAGTTCACACTTTGCGAATCAGCATCGGCGACGATTACAAACAGTAATCCCAAAGCACTACTGAGACCAATTGCTGCGTAAGAGAGCCATGTTTTGGAATAAAAAGAGCGGTTCCATAGCTGAGAGGATAGATTTTGATCCTCAATTTTTTTCTCAGCCGGCTTCTCGGAGCGTGGGCTCATGCTGTTTTTTCCTGGCATAACTTCAGCGTTGTCTAATCGCAACGTGGAGAACCATTGTGCTGGTTCTGTCTTGATCGTTTATCTCTGACGCTAAAATTATCGGTCTTAACAATCACCTAACATGAGGATTTTACGGATTGCTCCGAAAAAACAGATTGGGCAACCAGGGAAGTTCGCACAAAGTTCAGGGCAAAACCAGCGCGCAGAAACAGGGCATAGAGACCAGAAGAAAGTACGATTAGATCTGGTTCAGGGATCGTGGTGCGGCCTGCAGATAGCGGATTAGGGTTGGACGACCTGGCTATTGCGGTAAATCGTACTGGGAACTCGTGGTCCGGCCGAAGCACTGGGCAGCGTTCCCTCGAAGGCGCGCTGCTCGGAAGAACGGCGTATGTCCGTACGCTGCTGAGTGTAGCTCGGTGGACGGGTGAAGGTCTCGGGCGCAGCGTCCTCATCAGGAAACGGGTCGTACCGTTCGATTGAGCGTCTTTCTGACAGCAAATCGGGATTATAAAGCTGGGGCCAGCGAATGTTGGGATTCATACATCCCAGTGCACTCAGACTGATTCCCATCAATATCCCGAGCTGGAATGCTGTGGAACGCATCCAGATAGGCTTTCGAGATAAATAAGAGTTCAGGGTGACAAAATCAGAAAGTTTCACATTATAACAGGGGGTGGGTCACCATCTCATGGGCGAAAATGGTTGTCCTGCGGATACGGTCCGATTTCAAAGCGGCGGAATCTTACCAACTGATCTCATACGTGGATACCCCATTGTTGCCAGTGCCAACTGCACTCGAAAGACTTTAAAAAGGCCCTTAAATGGGCGTTTTGTAATTATTTCAACGTGGCCTTCCTTGGAAGTCGGGGGATCGGTGGCAGTCGATTGCCGCTCCCGATATGATCCGGGAAGAGACGAGGTATTCATGGACCTTCAGGTTCATTTATGTCGAATGGAATTCTCTCTAACTGATAAAAGTGACTGGTATTCACCGTAAATCTGAGGACTGCCCACATCGAGGCGGAAATCACTGAAAGGCGACGAAGAACAACCATGGCTGATCCCCGTGTCTGTGTACTAAGAGCTCCCGGGACCAATTGTGATCTCGAAACCGCGCATGCATTTGAACTGGCGGGCGGCACGGCTGATCGTCACCATATTAATCAACTGCTGGCGAATCCCCATTTACTCGAAGAATATCAGGTGCTGTGTATCCCAGGCGGATTCAGTTATGGAGACGATATTGGCGCCGGAGTAATCTTCTCGCGACAACTCCGCAATCAACTCGGCGACGCCATTCACAAGTTCCTCGAAGGAGACAAACTCGTTCTAGGAATCTGTAACGGATTTCAGGTCCTGCTAAAATCGGGGATTCTGCCTGGCGGTTCCACCACTTGGCCCCCGGCGGAAGAGTCCGAGCCCGATGCGACCCTGACCTGGAACTTGAACGGTCGTTATACCGCCCTCTGGACGCGCCTCAAGGTTGCCTCTTCCAACAACGTCTTTCTGCGAGACATCGATACGATCGAAATGCCCATCGCGCACGCTGAAGGACGACTGGTCGTTAGAGACGAATCTCTATTACAGCAATGGTCTGATCAACAGCAGATCGCGCTCCAATACACGGGTGAGGCGGATCAACCCGTTTCCCATGACGTGTTGGCGTACCCTCAAAATCCGAATGGATCGACCGCAAACATCGCTGGTCTGAGCGACCCGAGTGGCCGCGTCCTCGGATTGATGCCTCATCCGGAACGATTCCTATTCGCCACCCAGCACCCTCAATGGACGCGATTGCGACTCGAAGGTGAAGGCGCAGGAATGAAGCTCTTCCACAACGCGATTAGCTACTTTGCATAGACAGGGACCTTGCATAGACAGCGACTTTGCATAGACGCACAGAAGACATTGTCGGCTGGTTTTTCAAATACAAAAAAACCGAACTGTGATAACTCCACAGTTCGGTTTCAAAGGACTCTGAAAACTTCAAAAAGATCAGAGAAACAATTAGACGAGGCCGTTGCCGAAGCCTTCTTCGGATTGTTCGTGACGCTCCGCCGTAACCGAGTATGATTTCTGTTCGGAGGAGTTAATGTGGCTGTGGGTAGCCCCTGGTGACTGCGGCGGATCGATCCGATGTGTGCGTTCTTCTCGTTGAATGACGGTCGATCCATTCGAAGATGACTGATGCGAAGTAGACGGCGTCTGCCGGGAATCGCCAGCCAAGGTCGCAAAGTTTTCCTCATCAAAATCGTCGTAGGTGCAGATGTAGTTAGGTTCCTGTGATCGAATCTTCTCGCTCTCGAAGTTTTCAACCACGACGGATTGAATCAGCTCCCGACAAGATGAATTTATCGGGTGAGCGATATCGGCATATAGCTTTGCTCGACCGTCGGAATCTTTGGTGGCACGCCCCTCATCCAAGTGCACGCCACACTGATTACAGAACTGCGCCCGCAGGTGATTCTTCGAATAGCATTTGGGGCAGCGATCGGTCAACTTGCGACTGGGCATCGCAACGAAAGGGCCTTTGGCGCCCTGAATAATTTTCAAATCCCTAATGACAAACATGCCATCTAACGTGATCGAACAGAATGCCTGTAAGCGATCGTGGGGATCATCCATTAGCTTGATACGTACTTCGGTAATATCCATGGTGCATCCTATTGTGGTGAAGTGTAGTCACACAAACACGTGAGAATGGTGCCGTGCGCAATAGAGAGGAAATGGAAGTCGCCTGCCGAAAGGATTGGCATATGCCGAAGCAGCAGGAGCCGCTGCCCGTCATGAGAGTGCCCGGTAATGCAAACTTCTGAAACAAAGAAATGAGTTGTTTGAGTTGTGCGTTTAACTGCTCAGCAGGAATCTGCAAAGCGTTAAACAATAGACGTGCTACTGAATTTGTCTTCCCGGAGGACATAGCCTCTAAGAGAGGCTCAACCGAACGGCAAGCCTTCTGAGAAGAGAGTTCGCTCCATTTTTTAAATACGGTTGGAGTCGAAAGACCACTTCCCGGTTGGGCGAGAATCACCGGAAAGTTGCCTCGGATGGTAACAGGAGTAATGATTTCACCCCGACCACGGCACACAGCTGCCGTCGAAGAATCGATAAAGAAGGGAACATCCGACCCGAGCTGTGCCGCCAGCTGCGACAGTTCCGCAGTCGAATAATTCAGTCCCCAAAGTTGGTTCAATGCGACCAATGTCGCCGCAGCATCGCTGGACCCACCGCCCAAGCCCGCTTGAACTGGAATTCGTTTTACTAATTCGATATGGGCGCCTTGGGTGACTCCGGTAGTCTGTTGCAGTAATCGAGCTGCTTTGACGATGAGATTGGACTCGTCCACAGGAATGGGGGGTGGACTTGAGACGTCTGACTGAAAGAATGGAGAGGAATACCGGCAATCCAACTGAATGGAGGACTCGTCGACGTTCGCATCCGTATTTATCGTGCGAAACTGCAATGTATCGTGCAAGTCGAGCTTCACCATGACCGTTTCGAGATCATGAAATCCGTCATCCCTTCTGCCTAAAACTTCCAAATGCAAGTTTAGTTTGGCAGGGGCCCGTGCGAGAATAGACTGTCCATCTGGCCAATGGCACATGGGGTCACTTCCTGTGAACCACCAGGCGGCTGTAATACCGGGTGAAATGAATTGATAAAGATGTGGAGGAGTTAACCGAGCGTCTTGAATTGAATGCAATTCGCTCGGGTTTAACTATTTCGACCATCGATGTGGCAGGGCAGCAATAAAAATGAGACGTGTCCGTCCATTTGAGGTGAATGCCCCGTATGGTCATGGTTCATCTTGAAGCTACTCGAAAAATCTCAGTCCGTCAAGGAGTTATTCTCTCAGTTTGCCCTTGAAATTAGCCTTAAAATCCTCAAACAACTCTGCTTTCGCAAACGTACTAATAGACATGTCAAAACAGCTAAGTCAAGTAGATCAAAGAAGTGGAACTGATTCCATTTTCATATCATGAGACACATTCTCAATTTGAGGGAATTTATTGAGTCTGCACCATTTCAAATGTTTTCAGGAGGTTTTCTGAACATGAAACGATATTCAACAATAAAGAAATTCAGCGTGGCACTGGCATTGGGAACGTCCCTCCTGGTAGGAGGCGCCTATGTCATGGCCCAGCGCGAGGCGGAACCTAAACCCGCTGCGATTGCCACCGTAAAAGAGCTTTCATCTGTATTCCGAGACGTCTCCCAGAACGTCATTCCGAGTATCGTTTCGATTCGAACGGAATCAACTCGGCAATTAACCCAACAAAAAATGCCCTTTAATCAAGACGACGTCCCCTTCTTCTTCCGCAACAACCCGGAGTTCAAAAAGTTCTTCGAGAACCAGAAATCTCCACGTGAACAACGTCAACGCGGTCAGGGTTCCGGCTTCATTATCTCGGATTCCGGACTGGTTATCACCAACAGCCACGTCGTTAAGGATGCAGACGAAATTGTCGCGTACTTAAACGATGGCCGGGAAATCGAAGCGACTGTCGTGGGAATGGACCCACGTAGCGACGTCGCCGTACTGCAACTGGCCGAAACTGACAGCCTGATCCCCGCCAAATTGGGGAACAGCGACGAGGTTCAAGTTGGTGACTGGGTACTGGCGATGGGAAGTCCCTTTGGTCTGGAAATGACTGTCACTGCCGGAATCATCAGTGCCAAAGGGCGTGGCCCCGGAATTAACGACCGGGAAGACTACCTGCAAACGGATGCAGCCATCAATCCGGGTAACAGTGGTGGCCCACTGCTGAACATCAACGGCGAAGTGATCGGCATTAACACGGCGATCTCATCCCGCAGTGGTGGGTACGATGGAATCGGGTTCACCATTCCGATCAACATGGCGAACTTCTCGATCGATCAGATCGTTGAAAACGGGTCAGTCAAACGAGCATTCCTGGGTGTTGGTATTCAAGAGATGGATCGAAATATCCGCAACAGTCTGGGAATTGATGCGAACTACGGAGTCCTGATCTCCAACGTTCAAGCAAAATCTCCGGCGGAAGAATCGGGAATTGTGGCTGGCGATGTCATTCTCGAATTCAACGGTCAGAAAGTCGATACCCCTCGAAAACTTCAGGGCATCGTCGAAGTTCTTCGTCCAGAAAAAGCCTACTCGATGGTCGTACTTCGGGACGGTGAGCAGAAATCACTGGAAGTCACTTTGAGTGAAATGCCGGATAGCTTCACAAAGGCATCGTTCGATCCTGACGAAGAGGAACAGGAAGAAGCCGCCGAAGAAGTTGAACAAGAGGAACTGGCAGGACTCGGAGTTGAAGTTCAGGAACTGAATGCCGAAATCGCAAACCAACTGGGTCTGAAAATGACCAGCGGTGTTGTGATTACCTCTGTCGACGATGAAGGCCCTGCTGCCGAAGTCGGTTTAACACCCGGTCTCGTGATTGCTCAAGTCGGTTCGACGAAAGTGAATTCCGTAGACGAATTAAAAGCGGCACTCGAAGAAGCATCACTTGAAAAAGGAGTTCTTCTCCTGGTGAAAAGCCGTAACGGTGCTCGATTTGTTGCTATCAAAAAGTAAGAGGTTCCAACCAGCGACTCCTTGGTTTGCTGGAAGGTTTCTGCTAATGGAATAAGGCAGACTTCTCACTTCGAAGCCTTGTCCGCGTAAGCGGGCAGGGCTTTTTTTGGTAGTTCTGTTTTCCTTGTGGTAACATAGCTACAGGAAAGGGCCAGCTCTTATTCGATTGAATTGTTTATCAACACATTTAATTTGAAAAGGCAAGAAACATGGTGTCCCCCGTACGCGCTTTTGTAATTGCTGTCATTGTCTTAGCGGCAGGGCTATTAATCTA is part of the Polystyrenella longa genome and harbors:
- a CDS encoding C-terminal binding protein, which translates into the protein MTVKVLLTDRGWEDYENERKLLGEYGYELVTADATDEDSLAELAKDVQAIGTCWAQVTRKVIESAPDCKTVVRYGIGLDNIDVARATELGMVVTNVPDYCVIEVAEHTLGFILACNRRIVQLNSMMEAGKFERMLKPPIVRLSGQTLGLIGFGRIAQEVFTRAVGLGLKVIAHTPSGNNHGLDCEMVSLEELLKRSDYVSLHSPLTPETNHLIGSEELKKMKPTSFLLNTSRGGLVDTAALEQAIQEQEIAGAALDVFEQEPPDLSDPFWKEERLIVTPHAAFISEESLEDLRLRATRQIIQVLQGEKPDNVVNPDVYKK
- a CDS encoding RNA-binding S4 domain-containing protein; the protein is MTAPSAEESIQLDQFLKLIGAVPTGGQAKVLIQGGQVLLNDQIETRRRKKLVPGDMIEVLGEQYVVSTDAEMDGSSDVGETPAADETEKSSGETE
- a CDS encoding phosphotriesterase family protein encodes the protein MPYDSRTANNSLRNSRRDCLKKLALSGAGAALLPTAFVAQSLKARAATPAKNTQTVLGPVPVDQLGMTLMHEHAPSVDWSELYEQKPGPLAEIREEMLTNTAGLLDAFHKTLNEKTGPGAIVECTPIRVGRYPLLMKELAERTPVHIIASTGFWCEAAAPQHPWAIELGYSQDGVRKLADLFVREISEGMEDPSGEFGEKFTNIKAGMIKIATSNYLRPSERRVHEAAAIAAIETGAPVTTHTTSGGGLEEAELFLRMKADPSKICIGHLGNKDDRENENAYEYHRHLAELGFNVQFDRVGLSKYKPEKSAVQIHKLIDCGHANQILVSHDAVPYVYTNYATDEVSSEGWSYDPVDFTQCSTVLVDELKKLDVSDETLYQIMVKNPQRVLGFC
- the purQ gene encoding phosphoribosylformylglycinamidine synthase I, translated to MADPRVCVLRAPGTNCDLETAHAFELAGGTADRHHINQLLANPHLLEEYQVLCIPGGFSYGDDIGAGVIFSRQLRNQLGDAIHKFLEGDKLVLGICNGFQVLLKSGILPGGSTTWPPAEESEPDATLTWNLNGRYTALWTRLKVASSNNVFLRDIDTIEMPIAHAEGRLVVRDESLLQQWSDQQQIALQYTGEADQPVSHDVLAYPQNPNGSTANIAGLSDPSGRVLGLMPHPERFLFATQHPQWTRLRLEGEGAGMKLFHNAISYFA
- a CDS encoding SpoVG family protein, giving the protein MDITEVRIKLMDDPHDRLQAFCSITLDGMFVIRDLKIIQGAKGPFVAMPSRKLTDRCPKCYSKNHLRAQFCNQCGVHLDEGRATKDSDGRAKLYADIAHPINSSCRELIQSVVVENFESEKIRSQEPNYICTYDDFDEENFATLAGDSRQTPSTSHQSSSNGSTVIQREERTHRIDPPQSPGATHSHINSSEQKSYSVTAERHEQSEEGFGNGLV
- the ispE gene encoding 4-(cytidine 5'-diphospho)-2-C-methyl-D-erythritol kinase: MCHWPDGQSILARAPAKLNLHLEVLGRRDDGFHDLETVMVKLDLHDTLQFRTINTDANVDESSIQLDCRYSSPFFQSDVSSPPPIPVDESNLIVKAARLLQQTTGVTQGAHIELVKRIPVQAGLGGGSSDAAATLVALNQLWGLNYSTAELSQLAAQLGSDVPFFIDSSTAAVCRGRGEIITPVTIRGNFPVILAQPGSGLSTPTVFKKWSELSSQKACRSVEPLLEAMSSGKTNSVARLLFNALQIPAEQLNAQLKQLISLFQKFALPGTLMTGSGSCCFGICQSFRQATSISSLLRTAPFSRVCVTTLHHNRMHHGYYRSTYQANG
- a CDS encoding Do family serine endopeptidase; the protein is MKRYSTIKKFSVALALGTSLLVGGAYVMAQREAEPKPAAIATVKELSSVFRDVSQNVIPSIVSIRTESTRQLTQQKMPFNQDDVPFFFRNNPEFKKFFENQKSPREQRQRGQGSGFIISDSGLVITNSHVVKDADEIVAYLNDGREIEATVVGMDPRSDVAVLQLAETDSLIPAKLGNSDEVQVGDWVLAMGSPFGLEMTVTAGIISAKGRGPGINDREDYLQTDAAINPGNSGGPLLNINGEVIGINTAISSRSGGYDGIGFTIPINMANFSIDQIVENGSVKRAFLGVGIQEMDRNIRNSLGIDANYGVLISNVQAKSPAEESGIVAGDVILEFNGQKVDTPRKLQGIVEVLRPEKAYSMVVLRDGEQKSLEVTLSEMPDSFTKASFDPDEEEQEEAAEEVEQEELAGLGVEVQELNAEIANQLGLKMTSGVVITSVDDEGPAAEVGLTPGLVIAQVGSTKVNSVDELKAALEEASLEKGVLLLVKSRNGARFVAIKK